A single window of Paraburkholderia youngii DNA harbors:
- a CDS encoding tyrosine-type recombinase/integrase: protein MNLIDGRNQIPPAGLLSARRRRNAPHIYTEHEIDLLMARAAQLRSRTGLRALTYSTLIGLLVATGLRPGEAFRLDRSDVDLVSGILSIRESKFGKSRCVPVAESTRLALEHYVQKRDQICPLRLSEAFLVSERGKRLKPGTARSMFVRMSRAVGLRPATEDGRDGYGPRLQDFRHSFATGRLVEWYRAGLDVSRELPKLTAYLGHVNVGLTYWYIEAVPELLELAAAYLDKNCPENSRERRRSSITRSALLYPAPARAARSKFAYGGKLP, encoded by the coding sequence ATGAACCTCATTGACGGTCGAAACCAGATTCCCCCCGCGGGGCTCCTGAGTGCCCGCAGACGGCGCAATGCCCCGCATATTTACACTGAGCACGAAATTGATCTGCTTATGGCCCGAGCCGCTCAACTGCGATCCCGAACCGGCTTGCGAGCACTGACCTATTCGACGCTCATTGGGCTTCTTGTGGCGACGGGTCTCAGGCCAGGCGAAGCGTTTCGGCTCGACCGGTCCGACGTTGACCTCGTCAGCGGAATACTCTCCATCCGGGAATCGAAGTTCGGCAAATCGCGCTGTGTTCCTGTAGCAGAGTCGACCCGGTTGGCACTCGAACACTACGTCCAGAAACGCGATCAAATCTGTCCTTTACGGTTGAGCGAGGCGTTCCTGGTTAGTGAGCGCGGCAAGCGACTGAAGCCCGGCACTGCACGCAGCATGTTCGTCAGAATGTCGCGCGCTGTCGGTCTGCGACCGGCGACAGAGGATGGGCGCGATGGTTACGGTCCACGCCTCCAGGACTTCCGGCATAGCTTCGCGACTGGACGGCTGGTCGAGTGGTATCGTGCCGGTCTCGACGTAAGTAGGGAATTGCCGAAACTTACCGCCTACCTCGGGCATGTCAACGTCGGTCTTACGTACTGGTACATCGAAGCGGTTCCTGAATTGCTTGAACTTGCGGCAGCCTATCTCGACAAGAACTGTCCAGAGAACAGTCGTGAGCGCCGCCGATCTTCCATCACTCGTTCAGCGCTTCTTTACCCAGCGCCTGCTCGAGCAGCAAGGTCTAAGTTCGCATACGGTGGCAAGTTACCGTGA
- a CDS encoding tyrosine-type recombinase/integrase, translated as MSAADLPSLVQRFFTQRLLEQQGLSSHTVASYRDTFRLLLAFATNHIGRAPSKLRIEDFDVSLIEEFLRHLEHSRGNSVRTRNTRLAAVHAFFRFVAVSEPALFLQCQRVLAIPSKRCEHGPVEFLTESEAAALVGAPDVRTWTGTRDRALLLVAVQTGLRNSELTTLRRQDVMLGTGAHVRCLGKGRKTRCTPLRPDVVAVLKEWLLYQPGEPGDPVFPSSRGGHLSADALQQLVSRNAEIARLSCPSLKKKSITPHTLRHTAAMSLMHHGVDLTVIALWLGHESSETTQIYLHADMQLKERALAHATASGVALTRYKPPDPLLAFLEAL; from the coding sequence GTGAGCGCCGCCGATCTTCCATCACTCGTTCAGCGCTTCTTTACCCAGCGCCTGCTCGAGCAGCAAGGTCTAAGTTCGCATACGGTGGCAAGTTACCGTGATACGTTCCGGCTGCTGCTAGCGTTTGCCACGAACCATATCGGACGCGCGCCGTCAAAGCTGCGCATCGAGGACTTCGATGTGTCGTTGATCGAGGAATTCCTGCGGCACCTCGAACACAGCAGAGGGAATTCGGTGCGGACACGCAACACGCGGCTTGCTGCCGTGCATGCCTTCTTCCGGTTCGTCGCGGTCAGCGAGCCTGCGCTGTTTCTGCAGTGTCAGCGCGTTCTTGCAATTCCATCTAAACGCTGCGAGCACGGCCCTGTTGAGTTTCTGACAGAGAGCGAGGCCGCCGCTCTGGTAGGGGCGCCTGACGTACGAACGTGGACCGGCACCCGAGACCGAGCGCTGCTTCTTGTAGCGGTTCAAACGGGTCTGCGCAACAGCGAATTGACCACTCTCCGGCGCCAGGATGTGATGCTCGGTACAGGCGCCCACGTCCGTTGCCTCGGCAAAGGCAGAAAGACGAGATGCACTCCTCTGCGACCGGATGTTGTTGCAGTCCTGAAGGAATGGCTGCTCTATCAACCAGGCGAACCAGGTGATCCGGTCTTCCCCAGTTCGCGTGGTGGTCATCTCAGTGCCGACGCTCTTCAGCAACTCGTGTCGCGCAACGCCGAAATCGCGCGTCTCTCGTGCCCCTCGCTGAAGAAAAAATCGATAACGCCTCACACGCTTCGGCACACGGCCGCGATGAGCCTGATGCATCACGGCGTCGACCTGACTGTGATCGCGCTCTGGCTCGGTCACGAATCCTCGGAAACGACTCAGATCTACTTGCACGCCGACATGCAACTCAAGGAACGCGCGCTCGCGCACGCCACGGCGAGCGGTGTCGCGCTGACCCGCTACAAACCACCAGATCCGTTACTCGCCTTCCTGGAGGCTCTCTGA
- a CDS encoding cytochrome P450, whose protein sequence is MSMTNYDLPRDVANRLVDPQSYTNLDGLHEIYAWARANNPIGRAMADAHDPFWVVTKHADVSMISRNNALFRNGDYSVVCRPQASIAHVIGATGSPNIVRSLVHVDGDEHKSLRALTQSWFMPNSVVKLEARIRSLAHLMIGEVLQKSGSVIDFANDFASHYPLNVIMDILGVPQEESPRMLRLTQEMFGSEDAEYKREIGRQGDAGSAIGKALLSVVADFKGYFDRLTEDRRKKPRNDIATLLANAVVDGQPIDEATRLGYYVIIAAAGHDTVSSSISVAMWALCQFPHLLPRLKADPSLIPQFIDESLRYASPVRHFMRTAAADTNLRGRTIRKGDWLMLCYGSANRDEEVFPDPFVFDIDRRSNRHIAFGAGAHVCLGQHLANMEMRILFEELIPKLQFVEPVGDVEFTTSNFVSGPKHLAIRCVLQ, encoded by the coding sequence GTGAGCATGACAAATTACGACCTACCGAGAGATGTAGCAAACCGTCTGGTTGATCCGCAGTCGTATACAAACCTCGACGGGCTCCATGAGATATACGCGTGGGCGCGTGCAAACAACCCAATTGGACGAGCAATGGCGGACGCGCATGACCCATTCTGGGTGGTAACAAAACACGCCGACGTCTCAATGATTTCCCGGAACAATGCCCTGTTTCGCAACGGCGATTATTCCGTCGTCTGCCGTCCGCAAGCATCTATCGCGCATGTTATAGGGGCCACCGGTAGTCCAAACATCGTCCGTTCGCTCGTCCACGTCGACGGCGACGAACACAAGAGTTTGCGCGCACTGACACAGTCGTGGTTTATGCCGAACAGTGTCGTTAAGCTTGAGGCTCGCATCCGATCATTGGCACATTTGATGATCGGGGAAGTTCTGCAAAAGAGCGGCTCGGTAATTGACTTTGCGAACGATTTCGCCTCGCACTATCCGCTGAACGTGATCATGGATATTCTCGGAGTTCCGCAGGAAGAATCTCCCCGTATGTTGAGACTCACACAGGAGATGTTTGGAAGCGAGGATGCCGAATACAAGCGCGAGATCGGTCGCCAGGGCGACGCCGGAAGTGCGATCGGCAAGGCGCTGCTGTCAGTTGTAGCAGACTTCAAGGGTTACTTTGATCGCCTGACCGAAGATCGCCGGAAAAAACCGCGTAACGACATCGCCACCTTGCTCGCCAACGCGGTTGTCGATGGACAGCCTATTGATGAGGCAACCCGACTCGGCTACTACGTGATTATCGCCGCCGCCGGGCATGACACTGTCTCGTCTTCCATATCGGTTGCGATGTGGGCATTGTGTCAATTCCCCCATTTGCTGCCGCGGCTTAAGGCTGACCCGTCGCTCATTCCGCAATTCATCGACGAGAGCCTCCGCTACGCATCGCCAGTGCGTCATTTCATGCGTACGGCGGCAGCCGACACGAATTTGCGAGGCAGGACTATCCGCAAGGGCGATTGGCTGATGCTCTGCTACGGGTCGGCCAATCGCGATGAGGAAGTTTTCCCCGACCCTTTCGTATTCGATATCGACCGAAGGTCGAATCGGCACATTGCGTTTGGGGCAGGTGCTCACGTATGTCTTGGTCAGCATCTCGCAAACATGGAGATGCGCATCCTGTTCGAGGAACTGATCCCGAAGTTGCAGTTCGTCGAACCGGTGGGAGATGTCGAATTCACGACGTCTAATTTCGTAAGTGGGCCAAAGCACCTCGCAATACGTTGCGTGTTGCAATGA